CCACTGGAAAAGTAATATGGTCGGTACAAGAATGTTTACCAAAAAATTGAAAGACGAAGAATATAAAATTCATTCTATGCACCGATCTGATTATATGGGTTGGGATAATGATGAAGATAGAGCTATAGAAATGCTAGCATCTAGCCTTAGCTTAGAATCATTATATCGTCTTGAATCTCCCGTGCCTATATATAAGAGAGAAGTGGCTACACCAGAGAGTAGATTTTTCGCTAATTTTGGTTTTGAAACTGTGACACTTACTGCAGAATTGAAAAATGCAGATAATTCACCTTTTGTACGCCAGAGTGAAGATAAGTATACAACGGTAAATTTTAAATACCTGGCATCTACTACGGATATCGTTCATGGAGTAATGAAATCCTTAGCTACAGATTAAAAAAATAAAAACTATACTTTTAAAAGAGTTCTTACTTCAGTAAGAACTCTTTTAATTTTTCATAACTATTTACCGTTATGCTGTGTTTTTCCTTATCCATTACTTTTTGGATCTGACTAGGAATTTCTATAGTAGTGTTCAAAGTTTCTTCGACTATATTTAGAAATTTCACGGGGTGTGCAGTTTCTAGAAATATACCATATTCATTATTAGTAAGTTCCTGTTTTTTAAGACCTAAATATCCAACAGCCCCATGCGGATCAGCAATATATCCTGTTTCTTTATAAATCATTTTCATAGTTTCTCTGGTTTGATCATCATTAAAACTATAAGCAGAGAAATTATTCTTAAGCTCAGCAAAACTATGATTAAAAAGCTGTTGTATTCTAATAAAATTACTTGGGTTACCTACATCCATTGCATTAGAAATTGTAGCTTTTGATGGCTTTGGTTGATATTCTGAAGTTTCTAAATACCTAACAACAGTATCATTTATATTGGTCGAGGCTACAAAATGTTTAACAGGAAGTCCTAATTTTTGAGCAACAATTCCAGCGCAAATATTTCCAAAATTACCACTAGGGACAGAAAATACAATATCTTTTTTCTTATGTTTAACCTGTTTGTAGGCAAATAAGAAATAAAATAATTGTGGGAGCCATCTGGCCACATTGATAGAATTTGCCGACGTTAATTGTTTATGATCAGTAATACTTGTATCCAGGAATGCAGTTTTCACCATTTCCTGGCAGTCATCAAATACTCCGTCTACTTCTAAAGCTGTTATATTTTGCCCTAGTGTAGTTAATTGTTTCTCTTGTATTTCACTTACTTTTCCGCTTGGATAGAGAATAACTACATTTACACCTTTTACTCCTAAAAATCCATTTGCGACTGCACCACCTGTATCCCCAGAAGTAGCAACCAAAACAGTAACCTGGTTTTCGTTATTTTTATTAAAATACCCTAAGCATCGCGCCATAAAACGGGCTCCAACATCTTTAAAAGCCATAGTTGGACCATGAAATAGCTCTAAGGTTCCTATATTATTTTCGACTTTTACTACAGGGAAATCAAAACTTAAAACATCAGTCAGAATATCGCGTAGTTCTGGTTCAGGAATTTCTTCCCCAACGAATTGTTGTATAGCCTGATAGGCAATTTCAATGTTATCCAGATCTTCTATGTTTTCAAAAAACGAAGTGGGTAACGGAGTTATATTTTCCGGAAAGTATAATCCTCTATCTGGAGCTAAACCTTTTATGACGGCTTCAGAAAAAGATACTTTAGGAGCATTATTATTTAAGCTATAGTACTGCATTATTTTTTATTTTCTGTATTCGGTTTCTTCTATTATCTTAATTCCTTTGCTATTAATTTTTGAAATGTGTATATCAAAATCAATTCCTGTTTTGTTGTAAATATCTTGTATCACACCTGCTACGTCATTTGCAATCTTCATACCTTTACTAAGTGCAAAAATTGAAGGACCTGAACCAGATATCCCCGAAC
This region of Aquimarina spinulae genomic DNA includes:
- the thrC gene encoding threonine synthase: MQYYSLNNNAPKVSFSEAVIKGLAPDRGLYFPENITPLPTSFFENIEDLDNIEIAYQAIQQFVGEEIPEPELRDILTDVLSFDFPVVKVENNIGTLELFHGPTMAFKDVGARFMARCLGYFNKNNENQVTVLVATSGDTGGAVANGFLGVKGVNVVILYPSGKVSEIQEKQLTTLGQNITALEVDGVFDDCQEMVKTAFLDTSITDHKQLTSANSINVARWLPQLFYFLFAYKQVKHKKKDIVFSVPSGNFGNICAGIVAQKLGLPVKHFVASTNINDTVVRYLETSEYQPKPSKATISNAMDVGNPSNFIRIQQLFNHSFAELKNNFSAYSFNDDQTRETMKMIYKETGYIADPHGAVGYLGLKKQELTNNEYGIFLETAHPVKFLNIVEETLNTTIEIPSQIQKVMDKEKHSITVNSYEKLKEFLLK